The following proteins come from a genomic window of Oncorhynchus nerka isolate Pitt River unplaced genomic scaffold, Oner_Uvic_2.0 unplaced_scaffold_1004, whole genome shotgun sequence:
- the LOC135570287 gene encoding LOW QUALITY PROTEIN: serine/arginine repetitive matrix protein 2-like (The sequence of the model RefSeq protein was modified relative to this genomic sequence to represent the inferred CDS: inserted 1 base in 1 codon), translating to MAARCRSSKCTVERNGFKRELDTWRHKLINCVGFESILEGIYGPLLLRDLNIFDDCEPEELEDWAVKASCSFCSLLINDHVPVAASPSDDTPSQAPSLSDSSLSAHRFLHAVFHKKELASSGDPNVPLVAQELMKRMVRQFAMEYASKTRLTTTTGSQRSDLDSPLDLTVTRNQEEEPTPADSVLDLSKRNSASSASTSPTIHKASGSPLPPVTDEPQTEAEDAGMPDAPSGRSSALEAVRSTLCPAHRSLLQRILRLAHQQHRLSLAYRDAHRRLVPPPDPLCGHLVAKQQDDTSSPPSFTGCWSRSGPTDWKTPGGPGCCCWLPPVCFCLQSLRCLSCQTLSLGHITTGVRSPSSLCSFTSSSSSVCPVTSVCCSNPQPCASCCSEHTYLAPVRHTDPGGGGGSECPVLKRERSPSPPPLSPIPSDMDGKEEDKPPSLLQQEEGDKEEEAGCGGEVGEDREQRDLVERFSDKLKAIRPQEKDPPLSSALANHNLEKDPHLTTSADQHITESRADAHLSEIITTVLNTGGGSDYSLNDMLHHHDNNESHPPRTRSRRRREALAAMATLPDQSSTRRQTVLIKRELARLNQSLGRRLSLGKNKSRSATPFSTCSSPEPTPVTAEIDRITEEEGETGRVKEGETCRVKEGESGRVKEGESGRVKEGETCRVKEGETGRVKEGETGRVKEGETCRVKEGESGRVKEGETCRVKEGETGRVKEGETGRVKEGETGRVKEGETGRVKEGETGRVKEGESGRVKEGETGRVKEGESGRVKEGESGRVKEGESGRVKEGETGRVKEGETGRVKEGETGRVKEGATEKVTAEEAGPVRVTKDRVGMKEEMEKPPVLSSTQQSPPQEDQHKPESWNITCQDSSRSDLPEMRREEESPGSTSSGLPERSREEEESPGSTSSGLPERSREEEEESPGSTSSGLPERSREEEEESPGSTSSACDHGSGLPERSREEEEESPGSTSSGLPERSREEEEESPGSTSSGLPERSREEEEETAGSSKDSSRVSARNSPSHPCRTRRGSRSQPGCSSQVVVGRSSEAGRSRRSIVPPQRFSSYVTEPRMMYSAACFSERIFSAQRTPKDRQPLNAPNTNRTDSPSSATDTAEGLGESREEELPLASSTEDVSQERRGGRGCRSTARGQSSDRESQRRGQVIPVTAASSEQQSPLKQRSQNRADVRLRAAKPFGRLRSSHSAQQSQPVSPQTASRPEVPTGQPQYISPIKLMFVSAVVGEEGVRYTLKAAAPGSSWHGQETFDPCEESSWAGSPEKTPEKTRSPLQTRSPPKTRSPLQTRSPLQTRSPPKTRSPPKTRSPLQTRSPPQTRSPPQTRSPPQTRSPLQTRSPLQTRSPLQTRSPPKNTISSSPKLCGTTRGGEGGSPPKRSPGSQNGDGLPPFRETTPTKRRPGRPKKLGPQLEKRAKRPIGRPPKQRGVEPSCDSRQGGQDRSSGVPLGCSTGEEGNEDRDPANRNLKITVVYGRSHRTKRTVSEEAACLQATEQLMDLNFVRPVKEKRFAPHASNSSNIIKCQKLQCTAAMRRPGRPAKVKISGISVTVTTTSPGKRKIHMNRDXSRKSPEKLCQRKALLPEPSKEPRKISSTPTSEDATRMQIERTTESKDGATERQTQTPHVLAVRHSVRVRKPSVYLLHSVATSTSRSLSHSTALLRRSRQLLINRASSKGSHRKRKEEGGEDTPGQEELLSGREERRSEGRGVLCEDLSQVAGVSVDSIFPASSSEALRWWPVSSDQDSLNQELARRIRLISQSWVAAATTHTTRTGTIMSAKQRLDDDSLSSWKPEVGSAVRLLFDRRCSVERLASWFMQTTETQSLGIVKKTSSRNPYELLHYPRNASRESVFPSPQTMRLRKHIKKFAKAVPKSPAQLRLAQERLRRGRELNARRRLFTARPASGGLRLRAPWRKVRALGTYRTTLLRVREKFLTWTLRAKQPNRLIWRRSLVEEGNSPHQVWPSAQPREELTRSPHHHCLPASSETSHPCSPDRLPGLTKQQRLSSKAWSPERLKECCVFLKKINSPDTESTVEKEWDVCTVNLDDTYCPDETRQEERSGEDDKAVKTERRKRRVPWKESSGSPQEVMVLEHNQVRAGNRRGKQKNSGKATSQSPTPPPAKATSQSPTPPPAKATSQSPTPPPAKATSQSPTPPPTKVMRKSRGRGLTGPRWRDFILGT from the exons GTCCCCGTTGCCCCCGGTTACGGATGAACCCCAGACGGAAGCAGAGGATGCTGGGATGCCCGATGCCCCAAGTGGGAGGAGCTCTGCTCTGGAGGCGGTACGCTCCACGTTATGCCCCGCCCATCGCTCTCTGCTCCAGCGAATCCTGAGGCTCGCCCACCAACAGCACCGTCTATCATTGGCCTACAGGGACGCCCATCGCCGCCTCGTCCCGCCCCCAGACCCTCTCTGCGGCCACCTGGTGGCCAAACAACAGGACgacacttcctctcctccttccttcactgGCTGTTGGAGCCGTAGTGGTCCGACTGACTGGAAGACACCAGGTGGTCCAGGCTGTTGCTGCTGGCTGCCTCCCGTCTGTTTCTGCCTCCAGAGCCTCCGCTGCCTGTCCTGCCAGACCCTGTCCCTGGGACACATCACCACTGGGGTTCGCTCCCCTTCGTCTCTGTGCTCTTTcacgtcctcctcttcctcagtctGTCCCGTTACCTCTGTCTGTTGCTCCAACCCTCAGCCCTGCGCCTCCTGCTGCTCAGAACACACCTACCTGGCCCCGGTCAGACACACTGACccgggaggtggaggaggaagcgAGTGCCCCGTCCTCAAGAGAGAAcgatccccctctccaccccctctctcccccataccCTCAGACATGGACGGTAAGGAGGAGGAcaagcctccctctctcctgcagcaggaggagggggataaagaggaggaggctGGGTGTGGTGGGGAGGTGGGTGAGGACAGGGAGCAGCGGGACCTGGTGGAGCGTTTCAGCGACAAACTAAAGGCAATCAGACCCCAGGAGAAGGATCCTCCACTCAGCTCTGCCTTAGCCAATCACAACCTAGAGAAGGATCCCCACCTGACGACCTCGGCCGATCAGCACATTACAGAGTCCCGGGCCGACGCCCACCTGAGTGAGATCATCACCACCGTTCTGAACACGGGCGGCGGCAGCGACTACAGCCTAAACGACATGTTGCATCACCATGACAACAACGAGAGCCATCCACCTCGGACGCGTTCCCGGCGGCGACGGGAGGCCCTGGCTGCCATGGCGACTTTGCCCGACCAGTCGTCCACCCGGCGCCAGACCGTGCTAATCAAACGGGAGCTGGCCAGGCTGAACCAATCGCTGGGCAGGAGGCTATCGCTAGGGAAGAACAAGAGCCGCAGTGCCACGCCCTTTTCTACCTGCTCCTCACCTGAACCAACCCCTGTTacagcagagatagacagaatcacagaggaggagggagagaccggTAGAGTGAAGGAGGGCGAGacctgtagagtgaaggagggagagagcggtagagtgaaggagggagagagcggtagagtgaaggagggagagacctgtagagtgaaggagggagagaccggtagagtgaaggagggagagaccgGTAGAGTGAAGGAGGGCGAGacctgtagagtgaaggagggagagagcggtagagtgaaggagggagagacctgtagagtgaaggagggCGAGACCGgtagagtgaaggagggagagaccggtagagtgaaggagggagagaccggtagagtgaaggagggagagaccggtagagtgaaggagggagagaccggtagagtgaaggagggagagagcggtaGAGTGAAGGAGGGCGAGACCGgtagagtgaaggagggagagagcggtagagtgaaggagggagagagcggtagagtgaaggagggagagagcggtagagtgaaggagggagagaccggtagagtgaaggagggagagaccggtagagtgaaggagggagaaaCCGGTAGAGTGAAGGAGGGTGCTACGGAGAAGGTGACAGCAGAGGAGGCAGGTCCAGTGAGAGTCACGAAGGATAGAGTCGGCatgaaggaggagatggagaaacccccagtcctctcctctacaCAACAGAGTCCCCCGCAGGAGGACCAACACAAACCAGAGAGCTGGAACATCACCTGTCAGGACAGCAGTAGGAGTGACCTCcctgagatgaggagagaagaggagtcaCCAGGTAGTACCAGCAGTGGTCTTcctgagaggagtagagaggaagaggagtcacCAGGTAGTACCAGCAGTGGTCTTcctgagaggagtagagaggaagaggaggagtcaCCAGGTAGTACCAGCAGTGGTCTTcctgagaggagtagagaggaagaggaggagtcaCCAGGTAGTACCAGCAGCGCCTGTGACCATGGCAGTGGTCTTcctgagaggagtagagaggaagaggaggagtcaCCAGGTAGTACCAGCAGTGGTCTTcctgagaggagtagagaggaagaggaggagtcaCCAGGTAGTACCAGCAGTGGTCTTcctgagaggagtagagaggaagaggaggagacagcaggcagcagcaaGGACAGTAGCAGAGTGTCAGCCAGGAATAGCCCTTCCCACCCCTGCAGAACCAGGAGAGGCAGCAGGTCCCAGCCAGGCTGCAGCAGCcaggtggtggtggggaggagcaGCGAGGCTGGGAGGTCCAGGAGGAGCATCGTCCCTCCCCAGCGGTTCTCCTCCTACGTCACAGAGCCCAGGATGATGTATTCTGCTGCCTGTTTCTCAGAGAGGATCTTCTCCGCCCAGAGGACGCCAAAGGATCGGCAACCACTCAATGCCCCCAACACCAATCGCACAGACTCCCCGTCCTCGGCCACAGACACGGCTGAGGGGTTGGGCGAATCAAGAGAAGAGGAATTACCGCTGGCATCCAGTACTGAGGATGTCagtcaggagaggaggggaggcagaGGCTGTAGATCAACAGCAAGAGGTCAGAGTTCAGACCGTGAGTCACAGAGACGAGGTCAGGTGATTCCCGTCACTGCAGCTTCCTCTGAGCAGCAGAGTCCCCTTAAACAGCGCTCCCAGAACAGGGCAGACGTTAGGCTCAGAGCAGCCAAACCTTTTGGGCGCTTACGCTCCTCCCACTCCGCCCAACAGTCCCAACCagtgagccctcagacagcctcCAGGCCAGAGGTCCCCACAGGACAGCCTCAGTACATCAGCCCCATCAAGCTGATGTTTGTGTCTGCAGTagtgggtgaggagggggtgaggtACACCCTGAAGGCGGCTGCACCAGGATCCAGCTGGCATGGACAGGAGACCTTTGACCCCTGTGAGGAGTCATCGTGGGCTGGAAGTCCAGAGAAGACCCCAGAGAAGACCAGGAGTCCCCTCCAGACCAGGAGTCCACCGAAGACCAGGAGTCCCCTCCAGACCAGGAGTCCCCTCCAGACCAGGAGTCCACCGAAGACCAGGAGTCCACCGAAGACCAGGAGTCCCCTCCAGACCAGGAGTCCACCCCAGACCAGGAGTCCACCCCAGACCAGGAGTCCACCCCAGACCAGGAGTCCCCTCCAGACCAGGAGTCCCCTCCAGACCAGGAGTCCCCTCCAGACCAGGAGTCCACCCAAGAACACCATATCGTCATCACCAAAGCTGTGTGGAAcgacgagaggaggagaggggggtagcCCGCCAAAACGGTCTCCTGGGTCCCAGAACGGAGACGGCTTGCCTCCTTTTCGTGAAACCACCCCCACAAAGAGACGTCCGGGACGTCCCAAGAAACTGGGCCCCCAGCTGGAGAAGAGGGCCAAGAGGCCGATCGGCCGCCCGCCCAAGCAAAGGGGTGTAGAGCCGAGCTGTGACTCCAGGCAGGGTGGTCAGGACCGGTCCAGTGGAGTTCCCTTAGGCTGCAGCACCGGGGAGGAGGGCAACGAGGACAGAGACCCAGCCAACAGGAACCTGAAGATCACCGTGGTGTACGGACGCTCCCACAGGACCAAGAGGACAGTGTCGGAGGAGGCTGCTTGTCTCCAGGCTACAGAGCAGCTGATGGATCTGAACTTCGTCAGACCGGTGAAGGAAAAGAGGTTCGCTCCCCACgccagcaacagcagcaacattATCAAGTGCCAGAAGCTGCAGTGTACCGCGGCCATGCGTCGTCCAGGGAGACCCGCCAAGGTCAAGATCTCCGGAATCTCCGTTACCGTCACCACCACGTCGCCGGGGAAACGCAAGATCCACATGAACCGGG ACAGCAGGAAATCTCCGGAGAAGCTCTGTCAGCGGAAAGCCCTCCTTCCTGAACCTTCCAAAGAGCCCAGGAAAATCAGCAGCACGCCGACTAGCGAGGACGCCACTCGGATGCAGATAGAGAGAACGACAGAGTCCAAGGATGGAGCGACGGAGCGACAGACCCAGACTCCTCATGTGTTGGCGGTGCGTCACTCTGTGAGGGTGAGGAAGCCTTCAGTGTACCTGCTTCACTCTGTAGCCACCTCCACCTCTAGGTCCCTGAGCCACAGTACCGCCCTGCTGCGCCGATCCAGACAGCTACTGATCAACAGGGCCAGCAGCAAGGGCAGCCATCgcaagaggaaggaggagggaggagaggacacccCAGGGCAGGAGGAGCTGCTGtccgggagggaggagaggaggagcgaggGAAGAGGGGTGTTGTGTGAGGACCTGAGCCAGGTAGCGGGGGTTTCGGTAGACTCCATTTTCCCGGCCAGCTCCAGCGAGGCGTTGAGGTGGTGGCCCGTCTCCTCCGACCAGGACAGCCTGAACCAAGAGCTGGCTCGCAGGATCCGCCTCATATCCCAAAGCTGGGTTGCTGCCGCTACCACCCACACCACCAGGACGGGGACGATCATGTCCGCCAAGCAGAGACTCGACGACGACTCTTTGTCCTCCTGGAAGCCAGAGGTTGGGTCGGCAGTGCGGCTGCTGTTTGACCGGCGCTGCAGCGTGGAGAGGCTGGCCTCCTGGTTCATGCAGACCACTGAGACTCAGTCTCTGGGCATTGTGAAGAAGACCAGCTCCCGAAACCCCTATGAGCTCCTGCACTACCCCCGGAACGCCAGCAGGGAGAGCGTCTTTCCCAGCCCGCAGACCATGCGACTACGCAAACACATCAAGAAGTTTGCCAAAGCTGTGCCGAAGAGCCCCGCCCAGCTCCGTCTGGCCCAGGAACGGCTCCGACGTGGAAGAGAGCTGAATGCCAGGCGGCGTCTGTTCACTGCGAGGCCGGCGTCTGGCGGGCTGCGTCTCAGAGCTCCTTGGAGGAAGGTCAGGGCCCTCGGGACATACAGAACCACTCTGCTCAGAGTCAGAGAAAAGTTCCTCACCTGGACCCTCAGAGCCAAGCAGCCCAACAGGCTGATCTGGAGGAGAAGCCTGGTGGAGGAAGGCAACTCACCTCACCAGGTCTGGCCTTCTGCTCAGCCCAGGGAGGAGCTCAccaggtctccacatcaccactgtctacctgcctcctcagaGACCAGTCATCCCTGCAGCCCCGACCGGCTGCCAGGCCTCACCAAACAGCAGCGTCTCAGCTCTAAAGCCTGGAGTCCAGAGAGACTGAAGGAGTGTTGCGTGTTCCTCAAGAAGATCAACTCCCCCGACACAGAGTCCACCGTTGAGAAGGAGTGGGATGTCTGCACCGTCAATCTAGACGACACATACTGCCCCGACgagaccagacaggaggagaggagcggagaggacgACAAAGCTGTGAAAacggagagaaggaagaggagagttCCCTGGAAGGAGTCTAGCGGCTCGCCGCAGGAGGTGATGGTTCTGGAGCACAACCAGGTCCGAGCCGGGAACAGGAGAGGCAAACAGAAAAATTCAGGGAAGGCCACGAGCCAATCACCGACCCCGCCGCCAGCGAAAGCCACGAGCCAATCACCGACCCCGCCGCCAGCGAAAGCCACGAGCCAATCACCGACCCCGCCGCCAGCGAAAGCCACGAGCCAATCACCGACCCCGCCGCCAACGAAAGTCATGAGAAAATCGCGTGGGAGGGGCCTGACCGGGCCGCGGTGGCGTGACTTTATTCTGG GAACCTGA